The segment GACTTCTGATATGCAAGACACCTCAGTAAGAACAGCAACAGCACTTAGAAACCAGCAGTCACCTAACCTACCCTGTAAATACGAAACACTGTGCAACTCTGTAATAATAATCATAAGAGCACCACATATCAACTTGATAAATCTTTTATACAACAAATGGAAAAGACATAATAAATGATCATCAGAAATTCAAGAGTATAATAATAAGGATGAGTGGTACCTGACAAACATCTGAAGAATTTACAAAACCAGAAAATAAACACGGCTGAGAACCTGTGCAGCTCTCTTGCACTACATCAGTTGGTCTCATCCACTCAGAAACAACCTGAGGTTGTGAAGAAATGTGAACCATGACTAGAAAAATGAATGTAGCAATTTGCTGCAAATTGCTCTTACATCTATGGTGGTAAACAAGCATCCACAACAAGTAGAATGCTCACCTGCAATTTTGGAGGAGGATTGTTTGGATCCATATACAAGGATCGATCACTGGGAGGAAACTCCTGATCAGTGAAATTTGTTTCTCCTCTTGCCAAAAGAGCCGCCTTAACAGCAACTTCAACTGATAACATGCGTTGATTAATTTCCTCTTGAGTTTCAAACCTAGGCCTCCTTAATCTTCTGGTGAAAGAATCAATATCAATTGCTACTCCTTCCCGTCCAGACCTTCTTTTTCTCCCATTTGAGTATTGCCCATCCCAGTCCACATCCTCTCTATCATACAACTCAACATCCGCTTCTTCACTTTCCCAGTCATCTACCTGATTATACAAGggcatatccataaaaaaaattgaaaaaatcaaGGAACTGATGACAGATGAAATCTTTTCTCTAAATTTCCTGATACTCTGATTGCAATACTTAAGACTGCATTACTCGTGCTTCACCCTGGATCAGTACTGGTTAGAAGAGATCAAGTGCCACGCAAGGGTGAAGCTCAAACAGAATGAATTTTCCAAGTAAACAAGAGGGAAGATGCATGGCATAGAAGCTTTCTTACAAGCTACAATATCTACGCCCTCCTCACAGTACATAATATCCAAGCAACACTAAACCAATAGGTATTTATGTATGTACCCTCAAAAAGCATGCTAGTTATTTGCAAAAGAATaaagattgatttggttttaaaAGAACAACTAAGAGCTATACCCTTTTtactcttcttcattttttttggagGCCTAAGAAGCTATTGCTTGAATATGGGTTAGGCACCACAAACAACAATTAATGTTTAGCAATCAGCACTTATCTCTTCTTGACACTAGCAATTAGGAAAACATGGAAGAGAAGTAAGATAAGGCACACCCTTGAAGGTGAATCCCACAAGCGCCAGCCATCTTCAGGAAGATCAATCAGGTCATAATCAGCAGGGCTCGTGGCAGCATGAAAGATGGCAATCTCATCTTCAGTCAGGCACCTTCCCCACAGAAAAGCATCCATGATTTGCATCTTGGAGCCAGAACCTTCGCTATCCGACCTTCCAAATGCATCCAAGTCTGTTGGTGGTCGACAACCAACCCAAACATCTGTTCCCAGTTCCCAAATGCCACCACTCCCATGCAGTGGTAATCCACTCTGATATCCATCAAAGCCTCCATCTATGTAGGAAGTTGCCTCACCTAAGTCAGCATCAATAGTCACCGTGACAATATGCCACCTGCAGATCAGAGCAAAAACGCGTCACAAAATTGGTAGGAAAAGCTAAGAGGGTAAAATAACCATGTTTCTATAATAGAACTTAGATTAATAACGATTAATTTTAACATGCAATTCTTTGACGAATAAACCAGAATATATGAGACAAAGCAAGAAAGTAATGAAAATAGTTTTGATGACAGGCCGCACCTTCCATCTGCAATGCTTGCAGCTCCTATACACCATTCTTTAGCAACAGCTGTCAACCTGTGACCTTTTGTAACCAATCTAAGACCAATTTGTCCCGCCTCAATGCCTTGTTCTGAACCAGCCACAAGGATCTCCCAGCAGACCTTTTGAAACTCAGTCCCTAAAAGACAAACTGGACCAGACTCTGGTTGAATCATCACTGCAATGGAGAAACTAACTTTTTGAAGTTGACAAAGACTTGAATCGATCTGTCCACAATGTCTGCCTACACTCCTAGGTTCATCATCAAGTATGCACACAGTGCCTCGAATGCCAGTCTGCGAAAGAGTTCAAGCTAACACCTTAAAAAGATTGTACATGAAAGGCGTGTTAAGTAGCAAAACTTAAACACAATAAATTCCATTTAAAAGGAACAATGCACCACCAGTGCCATTAATATACAGAGTCTTACAACACCAGTTCATAAGGTTGCAGTATGTTAAAGAAGTCTATTATTTACGCCATTCACTATTTTGGCAAAGACAAATATAGCATGTTGCTTCATATATAACATACAcggatacatacatatgtacatccatacatgcatatatgtgtacATAATAGCTTTTTATGCCCATGTCATTAGTACTAGCTTTTTAGCCAGAAAAAGTTTTTCCTCTTACTCATAAAGATCTTAACACCGCGCATGGCACCCATCACCACTATCTCCATAGCCACAATAGCTTTCTTAGTGGTTCCCACACTATCATTTCACATGTTCATTCCCTATCTAACAAGAAATATCTGATTCATACTTATGGATAATCAAGCAGCTAACTTTAACATGTACATAAAAAACACAAAATGTACCTGCTCTGCTCGGCGAGCCAATTGTGCTGCACGAATGCGGCAAGCTATGCTAGAAACTCGCTCCCTGGCAAACGAGTCATCCAAAACAGAATCCCCCCCAACAGCACGCACAGCAGCTGCCATAGCTGCTGCCTCCCTGCTCCCAGCATTTGGAATAGAGGATATCAGAGATGTTTCTATCTCCTTCCATTTACACTCTTCTTTCTCCAGAAGtgccttccttctttcttttcccttCCCCTCCTCTTCCCGTCTTTGCATCAAGATTTCCTCTTCCGTCTCTTTTTCCCTTATATAACTATAAAGATTCATAACAATTATAACCATAAGATTATTAAACTTAATCCTTCAATATGAACAATAAATGTTTGGGATGAACCCAGTAAAAAGCCAAATGGCATAAATACTCACCTTTCTTGAATTATTTCAAATTGTCTGCGGTCTTCAGGCAACCATTTCTTGATTTCTTTGGCACTTAAATCAGACAGCCCAATATTGTCAAGGAAAAGTCTAAGGCGGACTTCATCCTGTCATAACACAAACCATGGTCTCGAATGCAGcaatcaaatataaagaaaattatGAAATATGAATAAAGAATTCATGATTAACAGTTTTTACTCACCTGCACTTGCTCAGCCTTAGCAGTCAAACCAAGCAAAAGAAGCACATAACCACCAAATCGATCCCACATATATACCCATTCCGTATCAATTGCTTCTTCTAGAGCCAGAATACGTGCGTGTGCACACATTTTTCTCCTGTAATCAGTGGAAGACTCATGGCGAAATGTCAGGCCAGTCTTTATTCTGAAAAAGAATAAACCAGCAGCAATTTCTTCATTTCTCAGGCGATCTCTCAGTTTCATGACATCAGCTCTAGGAAGTACAAAATTTCCAGCCCTGTCCCGCATAATGGTAGGGTCTCCAATTAACAAAGCAGCCGAACTGGCAGACCTTTGAGGGGCTGAGTAGGTTCCAGATAAGGCATTTCTGGTCTGAATTGTCCAACGAGTGAAAAATATGTATAAGAACTATTACAAATACTTACTAGCAATATTAAGACATGGGAATGATAAATCACAAGTTCACCACATTATTCCATTGCATTaacattaaatgaaaaaaaaagaagaaagagagacctAACATTAGAGTGCCTTTGAAATAAAACAGAGTACAACCCCAAGGACATACGTTCTTTGCATTCTGAAAAGAAAATCAGGAAGACATGCTCAAGCCAAGAATAAAGCAGGAAATGAACAGTTCTTAGAACAAACATGTGATTTGACAAAACATGGTAACTAGAAATGCTGTCTCCTCCAAAAGCATCCTGAAACTGCTGCAACCCACAGTTTTCTAGAAACCAGCAAGAGCAAAGTTAGCATTTTGGCCCAACTGATAACTGTACCCCTGCATATTGCACCAAAAACAGGTTTACACCAATTCCAGGGATGTTGTTACGGAAACATTGTAGCGCTCCACCAAAACCGGCAAATGGCCTAAGGTCTGGATCATGTCATGTTTTAAGCATTTCCAGCATGTAATTTAGGACATGGACCTATACTAACCACTCAAGTAGATCTGGCACACTTATGTATTGTTTATTTCCCTTAAGAATGAATTCCGCAACCATTCCCAGGTCGAACTGCTATCATCAAAGTAAAATCCATATGAAAGATAACTGATACAAGCTACGTAAATCTGTACAAGACTAGAACATGAAGTGGCATTATCAGCATAACAGAAGAATTTCAGAAGCTAAGCTATATACAGCAGACATATCAGATTTTGGATCTAATGTATGGTCCATACTCTAATCTCTGTTTTAGATATGCAGATCAAACTAGAGTCATATGCTGGTTACATAACATGGACTTCTGTTCATGTGTCAAGTGGTGATATGCATCTAAGCTCTGGATCATTTTAATATCTAAGAATTTCTTCTTACAGAGACATGTCCAAGTATGACACCAATGTCCATGTTTAAATATCAAGTGCAGGTACTAGGCTAAATTGTAGGGGCTACATAACATAGTATGCTGGGAACATCTTCTCATAAATAGTTTTCCTTTCATTGACACTGGGAGGTTTGGCGAATTATTGGAGACATGCAATATGTTGAGTAAACAGAACAAAATTGTACCTTAACAAGCATTTCTTTAATTCAACCCCATGTGTCTACAAGTTGGGCCAATTCTGTTTTAGATTGTCAATTTTGTCCATTTGTGCACTATTATAAATGATATCAGAAATGAATGGGATTGGTAATGATGCTTCCTGACACGTTGACTGACAAAAGAACCTCCAGGATCAGTTGCAGTGATTTTTTAAGGTCGATTTTCTATTACTTGGGGAAGCCCTTTGACTGGGGTAGTGTCATTTGGGACCACAAATGGTGACCATATTGGTCCATCGATGGACCATTTGGTGGCAAGACTTCTAAATATGTTGAGGCAGAAACCCTTTTGGAAACTTTGAAGAGAGCCTGTGCCAACCATCTAGATCATTTATTGCTGAAAGGAGTACAATAATATAATCTCTTGGGCCAAATGTGAAAGGCTGTCGTGAAATCTCACTTCAATAATTGATATAAGGTGTGGAAAACTGCAAGAGAGCAGGATCTCTTTCTCATTCTTGAAGGAACCAATGATTGTTGGTAACCTTTTGTTGAGTTGGGTTTCTTCAAGTCCTTCACATCATTCTCATCTTAATTTCTTGATGCTAAATATACATTTTAAACACCTGATGGGACTGCTTGTAGGTTAGAGACTGAGAGATAAATCAATATATCATCTGATTTTGATGTGTCATGATTGAACAGGAAAGAATTTATTAACCATAGTTAACCATTAACATCACAGACTTACAAAATTATATACAAAACCCATCCATAACAATCTTTCTACCatcagattttgaaaaaaaaaaaaagaaaacactaAGTTATGAACTAGAGGACAATGACAGAAACAAGAGAATGATAAGTAATATGCTGAGTGAAATGTACTTATTTGCTTAGTTATCAAAATCATGCATGCAAGTAACCAAAGGTCAAGAAAATGAGATCAATCAAGACAAACACATGCTGGatttattgcaaaaaaaaaaaaaaagcaacctaTCAATTTATGCATAAAATAGCATGTGAAATGTTCCAGTTCTTTCATAACCATAAAGCATTTAATTGGCAGGAATATCTATGGGGGATAAGAAGACGTGTAatggaaaattgaaaaaaaaaaaaaaaaaaaagaaagaaagaaagaaatacagGAACTTGGGCTACAATACATTCCAGACGACAAACTACCTTGGTGGCAGATCGAGCAATTGCCTGAACAACTGTATCCTTGCTGAGAAAATGCACAGCATCTTCTATCATCTGGCAATAACATATGTATATTAGCTGGTTTAGACAGAGTAACCAACAAAAGATATAAAAAGCGAagtaacaaaaattttagcaaatacATTCACATCAGATCATTAGTGACAAGTACACACCAACCTCGATTGTCAGACATGGGCGAGAAACAGCAAAACCAAAAGCGACAACAAGAGTAATTGCTGATACAGCAGCGCCAGCAAAAGGTGGGTATATTTTCAAACTAGCAATGACGCCCCATCCCTCAATTGCCAAAGCAATCCCATACAGAACAAGAAAGGCGTGACTGTCAAAGAATGATTTAGATGAGCATCAGAGATACTGAAGGAACAGAAGATGTAAAAGAAAACCTGGCAGAAATAACTGCACACAATTAAGGCTTCAGACCTACCTAACATTTTTTGCGCAATCTGCATGAGCATCATAAACATACACTGGTAATACCCATGGAGAATATACAACAATAGGGGGTGAAAGAAGCACCTGAGAAGAAGAGCAGATATTTGTGTCACAGAAAAAAACCTGGAGAGCTGTAAGCAATCAAAAACAAATAACTTGGAACGTACTTTCAAACAGAACAATCAAACTCAAAGCATTTCGTAAATGGTATAGTACTAAAGAAAATGTAAGATATTTACTATTGCTTCTTAAAATTTAGAGGAGCTTACAGTCAGTGCCCTTCCTGCTAGAAGAAATAGAAATGCAAAGTATCCAACTGATGCACCAACAAAAGGTTTTTCTGCAaccaaaatatatttaaatttttattagaatTTAGACAAGTATACTTCAAAAGTCAGGCAAAAAATCAAGTAAATAAGCATGGGATATAAGCTGTTTACCCACCTTCAAACAATCCAACTAGAAATGCAGCCAAAGCCAGAAGAAAAGCAAGAAAGGAAACTAAGAGCATTTGAGTTCTTGTCAAATAGAAATTGTTTGAAGCCCAGTAGTGAGTAGCACCAATTGCAAGTACAACAAGAAGAACAACCAACAAAAATGCAACCCCAACCTGTCATGTTCCAACAAATAAACGCATGAATTAGGCTGAAAAGACTCGAACTCAGTGTTGAATGGACATGAATACAAGAATCAAAATCGAATGCATGTCCAACTGTGTCACTTGGCATGAGAGAAAAAGGGAGATTTGAGGATATGCaggataaaatataattataattaaacctTGTTGCTTTAAACATTAAAAAGAAAGTATTAAAAAGGTATTGTTTCTTAAGATCTTTCAATATACATGTTCCTCAAACATTATAATTAACTTTAGaacataagaaaaataatattttgcaaagTTGTTTCAATATTAACATCTTTGGCCAATCTCCAAAGAAAAGTACTCACTCCTAAGAGGATCAAACTCATTGTTAAAAGTGTTCAACTTTCTTCCAATCCTTAAAGGTggctaccaaaaaaaaattcataagtatCCAAGTGCCTGATATATATAATGACTCCAACACACATCCAACATGGATTTTTGGAGCTGGATGCAAATGTCTATAACATGCATGTgcacatgagagagagagagagagagagagatcattctTATAAGCAAAATTTCAAGCACTCACTGTCCAAGGCCTAATCATAACTATGATGGCTGATATTGCACCAAGCAATAGCAAAATCCCAATGCCAACAAAGACATAGACTCCACGAGAAAGTTTCCAATCATCATCTTTCCTGCAAATATTTTTCCATGATAACATTAAGATAACAGTCATGCCCCAGGGACAAATCAAATGCAGTTTAGGCTAATCCAGTCCAGCCTTTGTCGTTATGCTTCATTGCTTACCATTTATATAAACCAGTAAAGAGTGAAAAAACTGCAGGAATGCAAACCAAGGGAAGAAAAGCAGCAAGAAAGTCAGCCTTCATTGGAATTCTGTCCACTCGAGAATTCACCACCCCCCAATATGATGCACCGCAGAATGTAACAAGAACAACTGCAGCAAAAGAGAGAAGCATGTGGGGAGTTCTGTTATTATGATGTTTCATGAAGAAATTAGGTACCTCCTGCAAACTGGGCTAGAACAACATCCACAAAAAAACATTACAGCAACACCATATTAGTGCCAGTGCAACTCACTAGCAAAAAGGCCAACAGACATGGCAGACGATAATGAAAATCGGTATGTTGCAAACCATGCCACAACAGGCAACACAGCAGTAAATAGTAAAGCAATTGCTGAAGTTAGTGCCCAGCCAAGATACATAGATGTTGTATAAGGAGAATAAGAGCTTTTCTGATCTCCATTCCATCCCTTGTCGCCTAAATCATCTAAAGGGTTTGCTGACACTGTCGCTCCAAGAGCCAAAACCGACCCGACAAATATCAACATGCTGCCAGCAAGGAGAATGcgctgaaattaaaaaaaaagataccaACAATGACATATCAACACATAGATATCATGCATAGGTGAAATATGCACGAATTTCCTAAATCATTTAAAAgagaaaagtttaaatttaactCATCTGCAGAACCAATTAATGGGCCAGAAATTCTCatctacttaaaatattaaaagaagaaagagacaAGTGCCCCTCATAATATGAAATACAAATGATAATTATGGCCTTGTATCTATACATCTTTAACAACAAACTACCAATGATAGATGTTACCCGAGGCCTAGAAGCGCTAGAGAGAGTTTATAGCATAACCATAGTCAACAAGCATCATCCATCTTTCTGGAATTCAATGATTCTCTATTTCTTCTTTAATAAGTACGAATCCACAGACTCACAAACTCCAACAGTCCAGCTAGTTCTGCATCAGGTTTTCCGTCATCTATTGCAACTCCTAATCTTTGTTGCATAAGCATACCATCTCAATCAAAGTTCATCACGTCATCCGTAACCTATTCAACTAAAACCTCCTACAGCCTTGTCTTTTCTGTCCATTTCTCCTATCACACAACCCACTTCATCAATTCACCCCCGCCCTATTCATCTAATGCTTGTAAACCTCCTACATTCTATACCATTCAAATCATAAACAGCTAACCTAGTTTCATCAACAACAATAATTCCTTTTACGTGTGATTGATACTGAAAGAATTTAGAGGTGGCAATTTATGATCCAAACCTACCGACTCAACCTACAATTGACTCAAGATAAGCAGGTTCGGGTTTGGCATAAGTGGGTATGGGTCGTAAACAGGCCACCCTGATTTGATTCGGTTATTAAATGGGTATATCCAAGTTTAGAATCCCAACCTATCCAACCTGTTTCAGCCTATTTAATGATTGGGTCAGATTGACATAGTTACAACCAAACCTGTCCTGGCACTGCTTAACCATGAAAGACCTGTTCATCGATTTAGGGCCTTTTTAGACTGTTTAACCCTGTCATCACGGGTCTGACCTGATCTGATCTGCTTTTTAAACAATTCATGCATGTCAGATCAGGTTACTTGTTTAATAAACAAGTCAAGTTCAATGTTAgatttctgacccatttatgaCAGGTTTTCTCCAGTACCTATGTTTCAACCAGACATGATGCAACCCATTGGTACCCGTGAAAAATTATGTACTACACTAAGATCACATGTCTGTTGGTAAAACAATAGCCTGATCTATAGATGAATATGAAGTCTATGATCACTGATATGATCAGAAAACTGCATATGCAAAAAGAAGTGTACAGTGTAACAACTATAAATGAAATATAATGTATGTTCACATACAAGTATTTCCCTCTCCTTTTCCCAGTGTTCTCCCTAAGCCACACTCTTTAAGGCAGAGACTAGATATGGCAAGTAAAACATGCAAGTAGTGGAAAAATAATGGAAAAGTGGTGAATAGTCTAGATGTACTTGGTCCGCTAGTGAAACATTAAATAGAACTCTGGCAATCACAGAAGAATGAGGTGGATGGAAGGATGCAGACTGAAGAGTCATATTCTACCAAGGAGGCAATGAAGGCAGGCAACTTAAACATTCATCAATAGCAGGAAGCTCTTATGGTATCTTATTTTGGACCATGAGACAATTTGCAACATCTTGTTTCCTCAACATATTTGCTCCTCAAAAGATGAGGAATTCAACAAGACAAAGTAGGTTGAAAAAGAACCATGACCCATGATTACAATAGCCCCATTAGCACTAAAGCAACATTTGAAGCTGAAGCGAGGAAAGAAACAGGATGGCATGTTCAGGAATGCCCTAATGATGCAGCAGAAAAAGGAAGAAGGCACGATTTAATTGATGAGGTTGCACTTCCAAGATTA is part of the Elaeis guineensis isolate ETL-2024a chromosome 15, EG11, whole genome shotgun sequence genome and harbors:
- the LOC105058704 gene encoding calpain-type cysteine protease ADL1 isoform X3 — protein: MEGDEHHQVVLACSVCGALFSILSPLSVWILWAVNWRPWRIYSWIYARKWPEIIQEPQLSAVCSSLSIFAWLIVLSPIAVVMVWGSILIALLSRNIIGLAVIMAGTALLLAFYSIMLWWRTQWQSSRAVAYLLLLAVALLCAYELCAVYVTAGASASERYSPSGFFFGVSAIALAINMLFICRMVFNGTGFDVDDYVRRSYKFAYADCIEVGSDACLPDPPDPNELYMWKSSRALHLGLLYVGSLLVLLAYSILYGLTAKEAHWLGAITSVAVIVLDWNMGACLFGFELLKSRVLALFVVGMSRIFLICFGVHYWYLGHCVSYAFVASVLLAAAVSHHLSVSDPLVARRDALRSTVMRLREGFRRNGQSSSSGSSEGCGSSVKRSSSSVEAGQHGSAIEAICRSNSHFVNVGSNWSNWLLGRSRSCQEGVNCDRNIDSGTASLAFRSNSCHSIVQVSEMVAASADRHFDHSSSLLVCSSCGLESQGCESSRSVATSTNQQALDLNLALVFQDRLHDPRITSMLKRKPGQVDHEVISLLKDKGLDPNFAFMLKEKGLDPRILALLQRSSLDADRDHQEATDVAVTDSDRMDTIVLNQISLSEELRRQGLEKWLDLSRLILHQSVGTPERAWILFTFVFIIETVTVAVFRPKPVKIINATHEQFEFGLSILLLSPVVCSIMAFIWSLHAEDMAMTSGLRKCGFVAWLLSTCVGLLLSFLCKSSVILGLALTVPIMMICLSVAIPIWIRNGYGFWISRGFESHGNVQLTPGRKERILLAGSMLIFVGSVLALGATVSANPLDDLGDKGWNGDQKSSYSPYTTSMYLGWALTSAIALLFTAVLPVVAWFATYRFSLSSAMSVGLFAIVLVTFCGASYWGVVNSRVDRIPMKADFLAAFLPLVCIPAVFSLFTGLYKWKDDDWKLSRGVYVFVGIGILLLLGAISAIIVMIRPWTVGVAFLLVVLLVVLAIGATHYWASNNFYLTRTQMLLVSFLAFLLALAAFLVGLFEEKPFVGASVGYFAFLFLLAGRALTVLLSPPIVVYSPWVLPVYVYDAHADCAKNVSHAFLVLYGIALAIEGWGVIASLKIYPPFAGAAVSAITLVVAFGFAVSRPCLTIEMIEDAVHFLSKDTVVQAIARSATKTRNALSGTYSAPQRSASSAALLIGDPTIMRDRAGNFVLPRADVMKLRDRLRNEEIAAGLFFFRIKTGLTFRHESSTDYRRKMCAHARILALEEAIDTEWVYMWDRFGGYVLLLLGLTAKAEQVQDEVRLRLFLDNIGLSDLSAKEIKKWLPEDRRQFEIIQESYIREKETEEEILMQRREEEGKGKERRKALLEKEECKWKEIETSLISSIPNAGSREAAAMAAAVRAVGGDSVLDDSFARERVSSIACRIRAAQLARRAEQTGIRGTVCILDDEPRSVGRHCGQIDSSLCQLQKVSFSIAVMIQPESGPVCLLGTEFQKVCWEILVAGSEQGIEAGQIGLRLVTKGHRLTAVAKEWCIGAASIADGRWHIVTVTIDADLGEATSYIDGGFDGYQSGLPLHGSGGIWELGTDVWVGCRPPTDLDAFGRSDSEGSGSKMQIMDAFLWGRCLTEDEIAIFHAATSPADYDLIDLPEDGWRLWDSPSRVDDWESEEADVELYDREDVDWDGQYSNGRKRRSGREGVAIDIDSFTRRLRRPRFETQEEINQRMLSVEVAVKAALLARGETNFTDQEFPPSDRSLYMDPNNPPPKLQVVSEWMRPTDVVQESCTGSQPCLFSGFVNSSDVCQCFVFTG